Below is a genomic region from Plasmodium relictum strain SGS1 genome assembly, chromosome: 13.
aattttaaataataatcttccacatagaaaaaaatatttttcatttattttttcttcaatatcAAATGCAAcgtatttattaaaaaatccATAATacacttttttatttatattattagcAATTCTATGAATACATATAATTACGTTTGTAAATATTAAgttatcattttcatcatcattattatattctCTTAAATTAACTTCCTCTTTTTCTCCTTTCTCGTTactatttacataaaaactGTTATTTGTGAAAATATCATTGTCTACATTAAATATTACTTTATTGTCAAATGAAATACAATAATCAAAAATACTTTTATGCATAAAAGAAGCAGCGATATCATTCATAGAATTACCATAAGAAACATCACATAAAATAgtagaaatttttttctgttcaaaaattttgttttcaatcaaatatttattaatattgaGGAAAAAATTCTtctctaatttatttttgttaaatatatatattgatgGAATATAAGGGATTATAAATGACTGACAAGAAATACCAAAATGAATTAAGAAATCTGCATGAACATGATCAGCACTTACATAATCCTCACAACATTCATTTAATGTAGTATCGCCTAAAACATATAAGTTAATATTACTTTTTGAagtattttcttcttttaattcacTTTTATTATGTTCACATTGAAGATTCAtacaattttctttattatcaatattagaattaataattatgttTTTATCTTTCAATTCATTTTGAATAGCATTGCAAATATAAATAGAATCATTTAGCATAGAATCAGGCAACTGAATAGCTATActcttaaaattataatttaaaataatttttgttattaattCTATGTCATATTTTTCAATAACTTCATTTggattttttttcattattaattattaatttaatatagaaaaaaaaaaaaaaaaaaaattaacaaaatatataaaaattaaaattaaagttAAATTAGCAAATGCTGAAAAAatcataatttaattattaaaaaaaaatttttgtttagtataaatattaaaattttattttaaataacaaattttataatcattttaaaaatatttaaaaaaaaagaaatatagcTGTGTATAAAAcatgaataaataaataaataaaattaacgaatctctatattattaaagcctactaaaaaaaatgatgaataacaaaatttatcatttattaaatcatGCATACTATAtcctctatttttttttttttttttttttttgttttaatttaaaaattcaataagaaattataagaacatgtaaattttttaattttttatgtgtataattaataatacaaaatgttctttttctttttctttttctttttttttttttttcttaaatttgcTGTTTGAAATATTCATAAATTGTTATAGCTGCAGAAACATGAACATTTAATGATCTGATTATTCCTTGTCCTGGTATTTCTATACATTGGTGTAAAAACAAAAGAATAGAAGAAGGTATCCCTTCCTTTTCATCAcctaatattaaaatagatTTTCTTGgaaaagtaaaattatttaaacgTAGACTGCAATGTGTTTGTTCTAAACCTATTATagaatactttttttttttttttattaaatattttatgatatcactcttttttaattgttttatATTCATCCATTTATTTGCAGTAGaagaaattttttgaaattgaTAATccttaattatatttatattatccaaaaataattttttaacattaaaaatttcGCATGTTCTACATAACCCAGCTAGGTTAGGTACTTTGTCTATTAAAGATGCTATGAcaattaaatcatttttttttttcttctgatAAGCTTTTCTAAAATCTTTAATTTCAACTATATTAGTAATTGGATCAAACTTCTtttgataattatttttatttttttctaaaatattttgtaatttttctagttcagaaattttatttaattcatttgtTTGATCCtgttctaaattttttatagtgTTGTTTGTTTCTATGTGattaacttttatttttattttttctttttcagaTATTTTTTCGCTATCATATTGAAAGATATTTTGATTTTCCTCTTTCTTTTCACTTATCTCATCTCTTatcttattttcataaatatcattaaatattttcaatgatatatttttattcatattattttttgaaatggtttcttctttttctttttctaaatcTACGTTGAACATTATGCTAGACATTTCTTGCtgtactattttttttatgctaTCTATAAAAGTGTATGATATAACTAGTTCATTATTGTATAAAATATGAGCAAACGTATTTgtgttattataatttaaatcttCATCAAAATTATCAAATGAATAATTACAAGTTGGTaacaatatatttatatcatcGAAATATTTTACATTCCAATATTTAAATTGTATATTCAATTTTTCTCTAATTCTCTTGCAATCTTTATTATTCTTGATATAAGAATATATGCGTGAGAAGAATggatttaataatatttgtttttttttttttagaaatttaTACAATATGAATTGTGATATGCTTCTTATTACTGCTGAGTGAGAAGAGCATAAACAAATTATACGATATAGCAATTTGattaaatatttacatatatattcagagtaaaagtaattattttctatactagaaattttatttgctcttttttttctattagaTATTTCGCAATGATAAATTCCCATTTCTACATCTTTGTTTACGCTactatcataatttttatcttcattattatcattatttttatcattaaaataattatatttttttgaataattacCATAACATTgtccatttttattattattacttttaggttctttattataatcataagtattttttcctttttttttttttaagttctTACAACTCTCAACACATTTtacaatttcttttttatcgctgttcttttttaaaatttcgttgaaaatatatttcattttccttttttcaattttttttttctctttttttcttataattctgctgttatattttttcttcattaaaaataaatttgaatatgaattaaaaattaactcCTTGAATGAGTAATAactatattttgtttttaggAAAATATAAGAACATATCATTAAAGAGCTTAACGTTAATTGCATATTCGCATTTTGATCGGACATATTTCTTAGTAAATATGGACatagtaaaataaaagatgaaTTACTAATTGAAGAATAAAACAATTCTAAATACTGACGcgtattatttaaatgatcaTCATGTAAAAGTTTATTAgtgtaatatataatatattttcttttctttttctttaaatatttaaaatatttagataAACAGCATAACACCTGCAATCCCCTTATCTGTATATTATGTCCATTTGATGAAGGTAAAGGTggaattttttctatttctttttctttgttttttattttatttttctcatttttacCTGTACTCATATATATGTGTCTATTATCTATTCTTCTTAAAATTTCTacaattaaatattcatatatgtacaaaatataatttctttttttataaaaactgattttattattattttcaccactttttttaaaataaaaatattttttttctaacagattaaataaatttattaagaaTATTAAAGTCATTATTCTTAAAAAGATAGACGTATTACATATTTCATAAAGTACACTAGGAACAAttaattcttcattattatgtaatttattcaaaaaatataaacatatattttcattaatcaaattatataaatgaatatttcctttttttattttaaaggaATTATTtgtaaaactttttttattatctaatAGAATAAATTCTTTATACATTAATATATCAACGATGGCAATAATAAGTCTAtgaatatattctttattaagATTTACCATATCATTATATTCAAttaaattgtaaaaataagacgttataaaaggtattataaCACTTCTACTTAAAGATAATTTTGTTTTACCATCTTCTAAGATCTTTTGCAAGTAattaagtaataaaaaaggtTCCTCCTTTTCGTTATCATTTGttgttttcattatatattcaattttttcattttccttACTTTTTATCTTAATTTTATCTACATTATATTCACTAGAATTTATATAACAACTCATTTCAAATTTAACAATTAAAGGATGAAATAaggtaataaaaattaattctaaCAAATGAGTAGGATATTTACATGCACAACACCTATCAACTAGTAAATTACTTTGCTTCaacaataattttaaaaaggaaatttttatttttttatcaaaattatcactaaaaatattaggaattatataactttttataattaaataagaaaagaCCAATTCCCCTTTGCATATTTCTATATCATTAATTACTttataagaaaaagaaaCTATTTCGTTTTCATTTagagaaaaagaattataaaaaatactattGTAAATGTATttgtatttataataattaaaattttcataatatttatataatacctttttttcaaattttaaataCTTATCACAAATAAATTTCTTAATTTCTAAATTTAGTATTTTCTGatttaaaatttctaaattttctaaataaaaaagctTACAGATActtgaaataaaagaaaaaattaatattatttttaagttaTCTTCCTCCTTTTCTATTACAttcaaatttattataacCTTTTTGCATTCAtcatataattcttttatttcacaaaaaaaattattcttttctgtaaaaaaatttttatgaacaatatcatatttatttttattatttttttttttgtaataataatCACTATTATAATAATCTAAATTATCatcaaaattattaattctatctatatttatatattctaaaGTATCagcaaataataaaagcTTGTCAAATaagttaatattattattattatcatttaactcattaaataatagaaacatttttaattttttcatattattttttattatgctatttatagaatttttattaaagaattttattaaattatttttaaaagtataaaaaattaaaagagtaATAAGCTCATTTTCATCCTCTTCTTTTACATTAATTAAATCATCATATGATATATTCTGCTTTGctattatatgaaaaaatctCATGTAACCGTAAAAATACAAACGATTATTACAAGATATCactttatttaaatgtataataaaaatatctaatagcttattttccttattttcaatgaaaataaagtttcttatttcatcatttagttcatttttttctttaataaaaaagttcgtatttaaatttaataaaagttcAAAATACTCaaaatattctaaaaaaaaattatcttcaaataattctaaaaaaatacaataattATGCACAGtagtaaataattttaaatggttgtttaattttattattatttgtaatATCAAAATTAACATGTCATTTCTTCTActaatagaaatattttttatattttttataatattaataattatt
It encodes:
- a CDS encoding rRNA (adenosine-2'-O-)-methyltransferase, putative, producing the protein MNENVEDILSLLINFSESIKKEFNEDIIKNLFSDITLKLISKIDKYELAVNINNYISNEIKQKIKNDRSYENIKVMVLFLDCIFKNYWNSNFANIEISWVYSLIKLKSNYSSTMLNFLNNILFQIKKENSSFCILIFLLIQIKTRIEDNLKENNSENFYFKEVKQNNQNPSLYNSTNEVVGSRKNDLNKITNGSDYIKYEDEIDEKLQKKNDFLQSSSYQNVLKNFDLNFKDLCNLFILVVENTKEKKRNQNAKNFEFIDNDGNNSSENMNSNDNNIEIKNIVNDILHYLVFINDKEIRNILIKDFCFIVKEYILTKREFEDICLSIIKKMFLIIRNESLKSNSFLCKNEITMKKSTNIKKEKSDFTFEIYYEMCLNYYMNNDKVDEYLLNDFYNFIILYIDYIYNEDFIKSCFIGDVRYQILLFNKAYTNESASKKIIYIFNTIINTYEKLNYMKEVSVLSEAWQLYECLLRCIQNFSVHLLKTNWYKMVSLLNIVNSIKKKYERIYDCYLKEKNNRQLKKSKVLSEKEEYIKLKLDDRDEDDRQINAYIKNKFMFYDEFDYFIFKCCIKNDKSYFLKSNMKFSNSDKKNCETNFGKYFEYIILRLVEYLILLLMIHKNNTVTRFSLCELINYENKELDIYANIQKDRTKLSEKIDINVFLNSMNDIFLFHIFFIDSMKPSLFTKGDIPYYEFRIKNFIISKIVKKNSLYYFKKFLYCLDKINFSFINIRIMLEGLIESVNILEKRNISYNDVNILKYNCNIKQKKKYIFKSYEMNINIHEIIINIIKNIKNISISRRNDMLILILQIIIKLNNHLKLFTTVHNYCIFLELFEDNFFLEYFEYFELLLNLNTNFFIKEKNELNDEIRNFIFIENKENKLLDIFIIHLNKVISCNNRLYFYGYMRFFHIIAKQNISYDDLINVKEEDENELITLLIFYTFKNNLIKFFNKNSINSIIKNNMKKLKMFLLFNELNDNNNNINLFDKLLLFADTLEYINIDRINNFDDNLDYYNSDYYYKKKNNKNKYDIVHKNFFTEKNNFFCEIKELYDECKKVIINLNVIEKEEDNLKIILIFSFISSICKLFYLENLEILNQKILNLEIKKFICDKYLKFEKKVLYKYYENFNYYKYKYIYNSIFYNSFSLNENEIVSFSYKVINDIEICKGELVFSYLIIKSYIIPNIFSDNFDKKIKISFLKLLLKQSNLLVDRCCACKYPTHLLELIFITLFHPLIVKFEMSCYINSSEYNVDKIKIKSKENEKIEYIMKTTNDNEKEEPFLLLNYLQKILEDGKTKLSLSRSVIIPFITSYFYNLIEYNDMVNLNKEYIHRLIIAIVDILMYKEFILLDNKKSFTNNSFKIKKGNIHLYNLINENICLYFLNKLHNNEELIVPSVLYEICNTSIFLRIMTLIFLINLFNLLEKKYFYFKKSGENNNKISFYKKRNYILYIYEYLIVEILRRIDNRHIYMSTGKNEKNKIKNKEKEIEKIPPLPSSNGHNIQIRGLQVLCCLSKYFKYLKKKKRKYIIYYTNKLLHDDHLNNTRQYLELFYSSISNSSFILLCPYLLRNMSDQNANMQLTLSSLMICSYIFLKTKYSYYSFKELIFNSYSNLFLMKKKYNSRIIRKKEKKKIEKRKMKYIFNEILKKNSDKKEIVKCVESCKNLKKKKGKNTYDYNKEPKSNNNKNGQCYGNYSKKYNYFNDKNNDNNEDKNYDSSVNKDVEMGIYHCEISNRKKRANKISSIENNYFYSEYICKYLIKLLYRIICLCSSHSAVIRSISQFILYKFLKKKKQILLNPFFSRIYSYIKNNKDCKRIREKLNIQFKYWNVKYFDDINILLPTCNYSFDNFDEDLNYNNTNTFAHILYNNELVISYTFIDSIKKIVQQEMSSIMFNVDLEKEKEETISKNNMNKNISLKIFNDIYENKIRDEISEKKEENQNIFQYDSEKISEKEKIKIKVNHIETNNTIKNLEQDQTNELNKISELEKLQNILEKNKNNYQKKFDPITNIVEIKDFRKAYQKKKKNDLIVIASLIDKVPNLAGLCRTCEIFNVKKLFLDNINIIKDYQFQKISSTANKWMNIKQLKKSDIIKYLIKKKKKYSIIGLEQTHCSLRLNNFTFPRKSILILGDEKEGIPSSILLFLHQCIEIPGQGIIRSLNVHVSAAITIYEYFKQQI